From Chryseobacterium muglaense, the proteins below share one genomic window:
- a CDS encoding plasmid mobilization protein gives MNKKEEPRNKKIELRVCESEKIKYQKKAATSRLTISEYLREFLENGQVNIVEIDNGNNAEKMIYDERKELIRIGSNLNQLTRYTHQNKKLHQDIEMLIEELKSILIN, from the coding sequence ATGAATAAAAAAGAAGAACCCCGCAATAAAAAAATTGAACTTAGAGTCTGTGAATCTGAGAAGATAAAATATCAGAAAAAAGCAGCAACTTCCCGCCTTACTATCTCAGAATATCTGAGAGAATTTTTAGAGAATGGACAAGTCAATATTGTTGAAATTGATAATGGAAACAATGCTGAAAAAATGATTTATGATGAAAGAAAAGAACTCATTAGAATTGGAAGTAATCTCAATCAATTGACCAGGTATACCCATCAAAATAAAAAACTTCATCAAGATATAGAAATGTTGATTGAGGAATTAAAAAGTATATTAATTAACTAG
- a CDS encoding relaxase/mobilization nuclease domain-containing protein, which yields MIINATTGTGFLGAISYIHKEHEKDFSQEQKPEILEENMVFGTVPEQAYLMRSIAIRNAKSSRPVLHLSISFHQEEIISEETRDLIFDKILEELGATRDNNQFIIAQHFDAAHEHYHILLNKVGFDRSNINTSYIVNKCQVIADKIEKEVDLRRTPGRTVIYDPTNPKGFRYTTPEERNKKEIFLDKSVGVRDVKTFLKKTIDSLMQQTFNVTDLLEKLEKNGIDCRTNFSQDGILKGISFKYNNQSYKGTQIGLKSKEIENFYVQKNQDLIVEKTSKNFTKPENIAGKSAKENHEKTKIEFTKTIKKLEKMLYGYKNATQKVADKIMAGEIKIDALIKNLEDSNFKINNQTSFYEGFSFDTDILIRWMERNITSIEKQKKEYEQKILEYNNLMNQPKKETSFLMFFGNKRKIKSENEELDLKKQMAIIPKLDISGIGCEIHIQQEINLEIKRYRDRLQDLEVKEKNRIVQEEELKRKQEAEKPISKVQMDKYQAHREKFMNSEDYKTNFLEYYEHESILKDLYWLDKHFSHLETEHDKIQFLKLNFGLNDNEAFYLSERFFQLDPKVNLIKKQIINSLPDRLIRDDENDYKINKGMRLR from the coding sequence ATGATTATTAATGCAACAACAGGCACCGGATTTTTAGGAGCTATTTCATATATTCATAAAGAGCATGAGAAAGATTTTTCTCAGGAACAAAAGCCTGAAATTTTAGAAGAAAATATGGTTTTCGGAACGGTTCCTGAACAAGCATATTTGATGCGAAGTATTGCCATTAGAAATGCAAAAAGTAGTCGTCCAGTTTTACATTTATCGATAAGTTTTCATCAAGAAGAAATCATTAGTGAAGAGACTCGTGATTTAATTTTTGATAAAATATTGGAAGAATTAGGAGCCACCAGAGATAATAATCAGTTTATTATTGCTCAGCATTTTGATGCAGCTCATGAGCACTATCATATTTTACTCAACAAAGTTGGTTTTGATAGAAGTAATATTAATACAAGTTACATTGTAAATAAATGTCAAGTAATAGCAGATAAAATTGAGAAAGAAGTTGATCTCAGAAGAACTCCGGGAAGAACTGTTATTTATGATCCAACCAATCCAAAAGGATTTCGATATACTACTCCGGAAGAGAGAAATAAGAAAGAAATATTTTTAGATAAAAGTGTAGGTGTTAGAGATGTAAAAACATTTCTCAAGAAGACTATTGATTCTTTAATGCAGCAAACTTTTAATGTAACAGACTTGCTTGAAAAATTAGAGAAAAATGGAATTGATTGTAGGACGAATTTTAGTCAAGATGGAATTTTAAAAGGTATTTCTTTCAAATACAATAACCAATCTTACAAAGGAACTCAGATAGGATTAAAATCTAAAGAAATAGAAAATTTTTATGTTCAAAAAAATCAAGATTTAATAGTTGAAAAAACTTCTAAGAACTTTACAAAACCTGAAAATATTGCAGGAAAATCGGCAAAGGAAAATCATGAAAAAACAAAAATAGAGTTTACAAAAACAATAAAAAAATTAGAAAAAATGCTCTACGGTTATAAAAATGCTACTCAAAAAGTGGCTGATAAAATTATGGCTGGAGAAATTAAAATAGACGCTTTAATTAAAAACCTGGAAGATTCTAATTTTAAGATAAATAATCAAACGAGTTTTTATGAAGGATTTTCTTTTGATACTGATATTCTCATCCGATGGATGGAAAGAAATATCACTAGTATAGAAAAACAAAAAAAAGAATATGAGCAAAAAATATTAGAGTATAACAATCTTATGAATCAGCCTAAAAAAGAGACTTCATTTTTAATGTTTTTTGGAAATAAGAGAAAAATTAAATCTGAAAATGAAGAGCTGGATCTAAAAAAACAAATGGCTATCATTCCAAAATTAGACATTTCGGGTATTGGTTGTGAAATTCATATTCAGCAGGAGATTAATTTGGAGATTAAAAGATACAGAGATAGATTACAAGATTTAGAAGTAAAAGAAAAAAATAGAATTGTTCAGGAAGAAGAGCTTAAGCGAAAACAAGAAGCTGAGAAACCAATTTCTAAGGTTCAAATGGACAAATACCAAGCTCATCGTGAGAAGTTTATGAATTCTGAAGATTATAAAACAAATTTTTTGGAATATTATGAACATGAGAGTATCCTTAAAGACTTATACTGGTTAGATAAACATTTTAGTCATTTAGAAACTGAACATGATAAAATTCAATTTTTAAAATTGAATTTTGGCCTTAATGATAATGAAGCATTTTATTTAAGTGAGAGATTTTTTCAGCTGGACCCTAAAGTGAATTTGATAAAAAAGCAAATAATTAACTCGCTTCCAGACCGCCTCATTAGAGATGATGAAAATGATTATAAGATTAATAAAGGTATGAGGTTGAGATAA
- a CDS encoding RHS repeat domain-containing protein, with protein sequence MFPFRTYVKSNFEKDLEKSGLGSGVSIELKQPGWQTGLYYLHGDHLGTATFVTNSQSEATQFFLNLPFGETMYEQTDGTYDNPFKFNAKELDDDTGLYYYGARYYNPRLSIWYGVDPLAVYNPVMETEFYGNGEHNGGVYNSGNLNPYIYTYQNPIRYIDPNGKQVEGYQNSEVNQFDMGFAIQSYTWSFIGDARAGVLNLTSRVFGENQRFEGDGFFGVNKIPQSQSQSIAGDVFDVTVGLAAAKFGVKGGLAQETAGSSAATGKSLVRFGQEAETTEGLAKAASEAEAAGFPHGISTMLKDKIKGSDLLHKSASKSTVESFFKVVQTGKNKRHHTVILPKPVTDKVTAQINAIFKPIPPAKIFKPN encoded by the coding sequence TTGTTCCCGTTCAGAACATATGTAAAATCAAATTTTGAAAAAGATCTTGAAAAATCTGGTCTTGGTAGTGGTGTATCTATAGAGCTGAAACAACCAGGTTGGCAAACCGGTTTGTATTACCTGCATGGCGATCACTTGGGAACCGCCACATTTGTTACCAACTCCCAGTCTGAAGCAACACAATTTTTCTTAAATTTACCTTTTGGAGAAACAATGTATGAACAGACGGATGGAACGTATGATAATCCGTTTAAGTTTAATGCAAAAGAATTGGATGACGATACCGGATTGTATTATTATGGAGCGAGATACTATAACCCAAGGTTGAGTATTTGGTACGGTGTAGACCCACTAGCAGTCTATAATCCTGTAATGGAAACGGAATTTTATGGAAACGGAGAACACAACGGTGGGGTTTACAATTCGGGGAATTTGAATCCGTATATTTACACCTACCAAAATCCGATTAGATACATCGACCCTAATGGCAAACAGGTCGAAGGTTATCAAAATAGCGAAGTTAATCAGTTTGACATGGGGTTTGCTATTCAAAGTTATACCTGGTCATTTATTGGTGATGCAAGAGCAGGAGTTTTAAATTTAACATCTCGAGTATTTGGTGAAAATCAGAGATTTGAAGGAGATGGTTTTTTTGGAGTTAATAAAATACCACAGTCTCAATCTCAATCAATAGCAGGAGATGTGTTTGATGTTACGGTGGGGTTAGCTGCAGCTAAATTTGGAGTGAAAGGAGGTTTAGCACAAGAAACTGCAGGTAGTTCTGCAGCTACAGGAAAAAGTTTAGTAAGATTTGGACAGGAGGCTGAAACGACAGAAGGATTAGCAAAAGCAGCATCCGAAGCAGAAGCTGCCGGTTTCCCACATGGAATTTCAACAATGTTAAAAGATAAAATAAAGGGTTCGGATTTATTACATAAAAGTGCATCTAAGTCTACTGTTGAATCATTTTTTAAAGTTGTCCAAACGGGAAAAAATAAAAGACATCATACTGTGATATTGCCTAAACCAGTAACTGACAAAGTTACAGCACAAATCAATGCAATATTTAAACCAATTCCACCAGCAAAAATTTTTAAACCAAATTAA
- a CDS encoding RHS repeat domain-containing protein produces the protein MRGVFSLQCSGIFSKKIFKIFICDHLGTATFVTNSQAEATQFFLNLPFGETMLEQTDGSYDNPFKFNAKELDDDTGLYYYGARYYNPRLSIWYGVDPLAEKFPSWSPYNYTFDNPVNYIDPDGRAPEWIRGTDGKKVTYKKNSDGSLTWSKNVTADTKRIGNSLARTNEGMNRLNSASNAKHEVEFKINKKKDDSKAFGYTEPEYKLNKEAGKYELSKMKIVIFEGTLKTKSKEVSESKGLLWSAEALEYGKLHDNGDVDGMISATAAHEIWHATDAKNIEDARYNANNEGKKGFKKRETEAAPESSEYKVLKQLNKK, from the coding sequence TTGCGAGGGGTTTTTAGTTTACAATGTAGCGGAATTTTCAGCAAAAAAATCTTTAAAATTTTTATTTGTGATCATTTAGGAACGGCAACATTTGTAACAAATTCTCAGGCAGAGGCAACGCAATTTTTCTTAAATTTACCTTTCGGAGAAACGATGTTAGAACAAACGGATGGATCTTATGATAACCCGTTTAAGTTTAATGCAAAAGAATTGGATGACGACACCGGATTGTATTATTATGGCGCGAGATATTATAATCCAAGATTGAGTATTTGGTATGGGGTGGATCCACTAGCGGAGAAGTTCCCAAGCTGGTCGCCGTACAACTATACGTTTGATAATCCGGTGAATTATATTGATCCAGATGGCAGAGCGCCTGAATGGATTAGAGGAACTGATGGTAAGAAAGTAACATATAAAAAGAATAGTGATGGTAGTTTAACATGGAGTAAAAATGTTACTGCAGATACCAAAAGAATAGGTAATTCTTTAGCAAGAACTAATGAAGGAATGAATAGATTAAATTCTGCAAGTAATGCTAAGCATGAAGTCGAATTTAAAATTAATAAGAAAAAAGATGACTCGAAAGCTTTTGGTTATACAGAACCAGAATATAAACTTAATAAAGAAGCAGGTAAATATGAATTATCAAAAATGAAAATTGTCATTTTTGAAGGTACTTTAAAAACTAAATCTAAAGAAGTTAGTGAGAGCAAAGGTTTATTATGGTCTGCAGAAGCATTAGAATATGGTAAACTACATGATAATGGAGATGTAGATGGTATGATTTCAGCAACAGCGGCTCATGAAATATGGCATGCTACAGATGCTAAAAACATCGAAGATGCAAGATATAACGCCAATAATGAAGGAAAAAAAGGATTTAAAAAAAGAGAGACAGAAGCTGCTCCAGAAAGTTCTGAGTATAAAGTTTTAAAACAGTTAAATAAAAAATAG
- a CDS encoding RHS repeat-associated core domain-containing protein — protein MGTATFVTNSQAEATQFFLNLPFGETMLEQTDGSYDNPFKFNAKELDDDTGLYYYGARYYNPRLSIWYGVDPLAVYNPVMESEFYGDGQHNGGVFFWGNNNPYIYTYQNPIVYIDPNGKQVKVTGRVDSFSVDFSKNKHGVFENWDENATLYGKRGTLLPRNFITQNITVYEVQKALGTNLVPNDDGEYINNWQDLTNMHPAMSQQLGSNCYGWALTGGKYYINAETYQIANYLQFKGYKNLGSPTKNTQYKIGDILLWDGHIMKATGENKEGIIWDSKLGTGTVERGALKDILKINSDSSPDFGKADKAILLRKTISEKKLKQ, from the coding sequence TTGGGTACGGCAACATTTGTTACCAATTCTCAGGCAGAGGCAACACAATTTTTCTTAAATTTACCATTCGGGGAAACGATGTTGGAGCAAACGGATGGATCTTATGATAATCCATTTAAGTTTAATGCAAAGGAATTAGATGATGATACTGGTTTGTACTATTATGGCGCTAGATATTATAATCCTAGATTAAGTATTTGGTATGGGGTAGACCCGCTGGCGGTGTACAATCCTGTGATGGAAAGCGAGTTCTACGGAGACGGGCAACATAATGGAGGGGTATTCTTCTGGGGTAATAATAATCCATACATTTATACTTATCAGAATCCGATCGTTTATATAGACCCTAATGGGAAGCAAGTTAAAGTTACAGGCAGAGTTGATTCATTTTCAGTTGATTTTAGTAAAAACAAGCATGGCGTTTTTGAAAATTGGGATGAAAATGCTACTCTCTATGGTAAAAGAGGTACATTACTTCCAAGGAATTTTATAACTCAAAATATTACAGTATACGAAGTTCAAAAAGCTTTGGGGACAAATCTTGTCCCCAATGACGATGGTGAATATATTAATAATTGGCAAGATTTGACAAACATGCATCCTGCTATGAGCCAGCAGCTTGGGTCAAATTGCTATGGTTGGGCTTTGACTGGAGGAAAATATTATATCAATGCAGAGACCTATCAGATAGCTAATTATTTACAATTTAAAGGTTATAAAAATTTAGGTTCACCAACGAAAAATACTCAGTATAAAATCGGTGACATTTTACTTTGGGATGGACATATTATGAAAGCTACTGGTGAAAATAAAGAAGGAATAATTTGGGACTCTAAACTAGGAACAGGAACTGTTGAGAGAGGAGCATTGAAAGATATATTAAAAATTAATAGCGATTCTAGTCCAGATTTTGGAAAAGCGGATAAAGCGATTCTTTTAAGAAAAACAATTTCCGAGAAAAAATTAAAGCAATGA